The Polyodon spathula isolate WHYD16114869_AA unplaced genomic scaffold, ASM1765450v1 scaffolds_811, whole genome shotgun sequence genome includes a window with the following:
- the avil gene encoding advillin: MAVAFKAINNTPGIIIWRIEKMDLVPVPQKAYGSFFEGDCYILLSTMKSGNSFTYDIHYWIGLESSLDEQGSAAIYTTQLDDHLGGSPVQHREVQGHESDCFRGYFKQGIIYKKGGVASGMKHVETNSYDVKRLLHVKGKRNVTAKEVEMSWSSFNLGDVFLLDIGKAIIQWNGPESNRQERLKGMQLAKDIRDRERGGRAEIRVVEGDEEGKSAELMAALNSVLGQRAGTLPPGTSDEQADQQQKANVTLYHVSDADGQMKVTVVAARPLVQDLLNHDDCYILDQGGVKIFVWKGKRATKEEKLTAMRRALEFIKLKGYPRTTNVEAVNDEAESALFKQLFQKWTVKDQAAGLGKTYNVGKVAKISQEKFDASLMHSKPEVAAQERMVDDGTGKVEVWRIENLELVLVEPQWHGFFYGGDCYLVLYTYEVNRKKHYLLYIWQGRHATQDELAASAFQAVALDQQYGDEPVQVRITMGKEPRHFMSMFKGKMVIFEGGSSRKGNKAPEPPVRLFQVKGTEPSNTKAIEVPAFSASLNSNDVFMLKHQAGCFVWCGKGSSGDERQMAKQIASVISKGAQETIAEGMEPMEFWDLLGGRAPYANDKRLQQVEPDHQPRLFECSNKTGRFIVTEVTQFTQDDLSEDDVMLLDTWDQIFLWIGQEANDVEKKAALVTSQEYLSTHPSGRDPETPILILKQGFEPPTFTGWFLAWDPQKWSGGKSYEQLKSELGDAASITQLTSDMSKSSVAPAPSSYKCYPREKLVNRQKHELPEDVDPACKEKYLSDQDFAGVFGLSRGEFSAMPGWKQITLKKKHGLF, translated from the exons ATGGCGGTCGCATTCAAAGCCATAAACAACACTCCCGGAATCATTATCTGGAGAATCGAG AAAATGGATCTCGTCCCAGTGCCACAGAAGGCGTACGGGAGCTTTTTTGAAGGCGACTGCTACATTCTGCTCTCT ACAATGAAGTCAGGCAACTCTTTCACCTATGATATTCACTACTGGATCGGTCTGGAGTCCAGTCTGGATGAGCAGGGCTCTGCTGCCATCTACACCACGCAGCTGGACGATCACCTGGGGGGCAGCCCGGTGCAGCACAGGGAGGTCCAGGGACACGAGTCGGACTGCTTCCGAGGCTACTTCAAGCAGGGCATCAT CTACAAGAAGGGGGGCGTTGCCTCAGGGATGAAGCACGTGGAGACAAACAGCTACGACGTGAAGAGGCTGCTGCACGTGAAGGGGAAGAGGAACGTCACGGCCAAGGAG GTGGAGATGTCCTGGTCAAGCTTCAACCTGGGGGACGTCTTCCTGCTGGACATTGGGAAAGCCATCATCCAGTGGAATGGACCGGAGAGCAACAGACAGGAGCGGCTCAAG GGGATGCAGCTGGCCAAGGATATCCGAGACAGGGAGCGCGGGGGCCGGGCGGAGATCAGAGTGGTGGAGGGAGATGAAGAGGGGAAGTCTGCCGAGCTTATGGCCGCCCTGAACAGCGTTCTGGGGCAGCGTGCTGGAACTTTACCCCCAGGCACTTCAGACGAACAGGCTGACCAGCAACAGAAAGCCAACGTCACACTCTACCA TGTTTCGGACGCCGACGGTCAGATGAAGGTCACAGTGGTCGCTGCCAGGCCACTGGTCCAGGATCTGCTGAATCATGAT GACTGCTACATCCTGGACCAGGGAGGAGTTAAAATCTTTGTGTGGAAAGGAAAACGAGCCACTAAAGAGGAGAAGCTGACTGCCATGAGACGAGCTCTG GAGTTCATTAAGCTGAAAGGCTACCCGCGCACCACCAACGTGGAGGCCGTGAACGATGAGGCCGAGTCCGCCTTGTTCAAACAGCTCTTCCAGAAGTGGACAGTGAAGGACCAGGCTGCAGGCTTAGGGAAGACTTACAACGTCGGCAAAGTGG CTAAAATCAGCCAGGAGAAGTTTGACGCGAGTCTCATGCACTCAAAGCCGGAGGTAGCAGCCCAGGAGAGGATGGTGGATGATGGGACGGGCAAGGTTGAG GTGTGGCGGATTGAGaatctggagctggtgctggtgGAGCCCCAGTGGCATGGTTTTTTTTACGGAGGAGACTGTTACCTGGTGCTGTACACCTACGAGGTGAACCGCAAGAAGCACTACCTGCTGTACATCTGGCAG GGTCGCCACGCCACTCAGGACGAGCTGGCAGCCTCCGCCTTCCAGGCGGTCGCTCTTGACCAGCAGTACGGAGACGAGCCGGTCCAGGTGCGAATCACTATGGGCAAGGAGCCGCGACACTTCATGTCCATGTTCAAGGGAAAGATGGTCATCTTCGAG GGCGGCAGCTCTCGGAAGGGTAACAAGGCCCCCGAGCCCCCAGTGCGGCTCTTCCAGGTGAAGGGGACCGAGCCGTCCAACACCAAGGCCATCGAGGTGCCAGCCTTCTCTGCCTCGCTCAACTCCAACGACGTCTTCATGCTGAAACACCAGGCGGGCTGCTTCGTGTGGTGCGGCAAG GGCTCCAGTGGTGACGAGAGGCAGATGGCGAAGCAGATCGCCAGTGTGATCTCGAAGGGGGCGCAGGAGACCATCGCCGAGGGCATGGAGCCTATGGAATTCTGGGACCTCCTCGGAGGGAGAGCACCCTACGCCAACGACAAAAG ATTGCAACAGGTGGAGCCTGACCACCAGCCCCGCCTCTTTGAGTGCTCCAATAAGACCGGCCGCTTCATCGTTACCGAGGTGACGCAGTTCACCCAGGATGACCTCAGCGAGGACGATGTCATGCTCTTGGACACCTGGGACCAG ATCTTCCTATGGATCGGACAGGAGGCGAACGACGTGGAGAAGAAGGCGGCTCTGGTCACCTCTCAGGAGTACCTGAGCACCCACCCCAGCGGCCGGGACCCGGAGACCCCCATCCTCATACTCAAGCAGGGCTTCGAGCCCCCCACCTTCACAGGCTGGTTCCTGGCCTGGGACCCCCAGAAGTGGAGC ggAGGAAAATCCTACGAACAGCTGAAGAGCGAGCTGGGAGATGCAGCCTCGATTACCCAGCTCACTTCA GACATGAGCAAATCCTCCGTCGCTCCTGCCCCCAGCTCCTATAAGTGCTACCCCCGCGAGAAGCTGGTCAACCGGCAGAAACACGAGCTGCCTGAGGATGTCGACCCCGCCTGCAAGGAG AAGTACCTCTCGGACCAGGACTTCGCTGGTGTCTTCGGGCTCTCCCGTGGCGAGTTCTCTGCCATGCCCGGCTGGAAGCAGATCACCCTGAAGAAAAAGCACGGACTGTTTTAA